The Prionailurus viverrinus isolate Anna chromosome X, UM_Priviv_1.0, whole genome shotgun sequence genome segment CCAGATCAATTCATTTTGTGCCTCCAACCTGTGGGAGTAAGGACTGGACTCTTCTGACTGGTGGAGGGTTCCTCATCAGCCAGTGTTTGAGCTTGGCTTATATTAGTTCTGCTTGCTCTTGCCTTTTGTGGCTTTGGCATCCAGCATGCTCTGGGCATGAGCGAGCTGCTTTACAGAATCAAGCACGAGGATTCCAGGTAGCACCAGCCACAGAGCATTCATGAAGACAAAGTAAAACCAGAAGTAGAGTGGATGGCCCAGCTCCCCATGCTGGAATCCGTCCCGGTGCTCTGTCAGGAAATAGAGCACATCCCCGTAGATCTGACCTGTGGGgggcagaagaggaaagggaaaccaAAGTGAAGAGGAAAAGCTATTCTGAGGCATTTTATAAGTCATCATTCAAGGTCTCAGAGCTCAGGATTCCCAAATCTAGAGAGCTAAGAATTCTGAAATCATATGGCTGAAAAATTTGAGGAATTACAAAAGTGAGAATTCTAGAAATCAGAAGCTGAGCATTTCTGAACTCAGGAGAGTACATTATCACCAGAATTTAAGGAAGCTCAAAGTGCTTTCATTCAAGACAGATCAGGATTCCAGAACTAAAGAAATCTAGCCATGTAAGAACCCAAGAGGACTGAATGTCAGATGAAGGGAGCTCAGAATCCTGATCCTGGAGGATCCAGGGGCTTCCTACCATGGTGGGCCACCTCATGTATCCTTCACAAGAGACTTTGtgatgaaggaggaggagaaatgaaCCCTCCCTACTTGAGAATACAGACTGAGGGCATCATGGCTGTTTGAGAACCTCAGGACTATGTCAGTCAGTCTGACTCAGCCCTAGATGGGCACGGTTGAGAGACCCTCTCTGCAGGAATGCCTCTGTGTCTGGAGATCCCCCATCAACCCCTCCAGCACTCAGTGTGGGCCCTCTCCTCACCTACAGAGACCACGAGCTGTAAGACAAAGCGGAGGGGCTGCTGGCGGAGAAAGGCGATCACAACCCACAGGCTGAGTGGTCCCCATAGGCAAGCTGTGATGGTTTCCATGCATATCGTGAAGTTGTCACTCCTGTGGGAGAAAGGATTGGAGAACGCTGGCATCACTGTGCTCTACCCACAGGGCACCCCATTAGTGCTCCTTGACTCATCACCACCCCAAACCAATGCAGGTTTCCCTTGATGGAGGCAAACACTTACAGGATATATCGGCTGTCTCCCTTGGCATACTCTTTCCCTGAAGAAAATAAGAGGCATACATGAAGaataaaggcaagaaaaggaaCTCAGACTTGTGAGAGATGAGGGCCCATGTAAGCTGGGCTTTataacctctctatgcctcagtttcctcatttgtgaaatggggtaGCTGTCTGGATTCTAGAGTTAACATACATATAATGATAATTTATGCACACCTGACATAGAACAGTAAGTAATGCTGTGATTGtctagtattcaataaatgtggaATGAAAGGAGTTAAGTGTAGGTGATGGAGTGAGTAAAGTAGCTAATGAGTGAgtaagagtgagtgagtgagtgagtgagtgagagagagcacacaagcaagcGAGCATGCAAGCATAGAGGTGAACAGATTAGTGAATAAAAGAGTGGGAGGAGAATtagtaagaaaaagacagaccACCCAGTATAAAAATAGGCAAGAGACAATAATAGTTTCTTCACAAAAGCGGATTCccaaatggtcaataaatatatgaaaggtGCCCAAACtttcattagtcattaaggaaaagTAATGAGATACCACTCGCATCCACTAGGACTAAAATTGAAGAAACGCCTgaccataccaagtgttggcgaggatgtggaggaactagAACTcccatatactgctggtgggaaaataaaatggtgcagccatttttaaaaacagtttggcagtttttcataaagttaaacacacaTCTACCATTCTTCTCCACCATAtttacaagagaaatgaaaacagatctCCACACAATCTTGTGTATGCTAGATCAAAGTGTTATGGAAGAATAGTAGTTTTATTCATGAGGCCAAAAAGGAGTATTATCTATAACAGCAAAAGACTTGGACAAGTCAAATAATTCTGTAACATCTATGCTTTGAAAGTTCTTTATGAACCAATGAGGAGtaaccccattaaaaaaaaagcaaagttcaggggcgcctgggtggctcagtcgggtaagcatctaactttggctcaggtcatgatctcatggtttgtgagttcaagccctgttttaggctctgtgctgacagctcagagcctggagcctgctttggtgtctgtgtctccctctatctctgcacctcccccttctctctctctctctcaaaaataaatatttttaaaaatgttaaaaaaagcaAAGGTCAGAGGTGTCTATAGTATATTACCATTTgtttacacaaaaggaaaaaaacgatgatgatgatgatagttaTGGCATCTACTGTCTGCCAACACTGTTCTAAGCAACTTACATATATTTGGATATTACTGTTATCCCTCTTTTGCAAATGGTAAACTGAGGCTTATGTGTGTAATTTTTGTGTAAATAAACCCTGGAAAAAACATATTCAATTATAAATATTAGTTAATAATTGGGGACACTTGGTGGACAG includes the following:
- the EBP gene encoding 3-beta-hydroxysteroid-Delta(8),Delta(7)-isomerase, coding for MTTNASPLHPYWPRHLRLDNFVPNDCPTWHLLAGLFSVSGVLVVTTWLLSGRAAVVPLGTWRRLSLCWFAVCGFIHLVIEGWFSLYHEDLLEDQAFLSQLWKEYAKGDSRYILSDNFTICMETITACLWGPLSLWVVIAFLRQQPLRFVLQLVVSVGQIYGDVLYFLTEHRDGFQHGELGHPLYFWFYFVFMNALWLVLPGILVLDSVKQLAHAQSMLDAKATKGKSKQN